The Paenibacillus macerans genome includes a window with the following:
- a CDS encoding sigma-70 family RNA polymerase sigma factor: protein MQDRALLHPFMQEEIREETEIDRLFTEIFEAYYKRIFNYIGYRVSSIHTAEDLTSVVFEKILSKLDTYSQNKAPFEVWMFAIARNVVNDYYRRQKRRQFFSLEAVRELVSSKKDPENLILREERSDKLIGALNKLDERERNLVALKFGACLRNTEVAQITGLSESNIGVILYRAMKKLKAELGSVDQL, encoded by the coding sequence ATGCAAGACCGCGCGCTGCTTCACCCTTTCATGCAGGAGGAGATCAGGGAAGAGACGGAAATAGACAGGCTGTTTACAGAGATTTTTGAAGCCTACTATAAACGGATTTTCAACTATATCGGCTATCGTGTGAGCAGCATTCATACGGCCGAGGATCTGACGAGTGTGGTGTTTGAGAAAATATTAAGCAAGCTGGATACGTATTCGCAAAACAAAGCTCCTTTTGAGGTATGGATGTTCGCGATCGCCAGAAATGTCGTGAACGACTACTACAGAAGGCAAAAAAGACGGCAGTTTTTCTCGCTGGAAGCGGTCAGGGAACTGGTATCAAGCAAAAAAGACCCGGAAAACCTGATCCTGCGGGAAGAGCGGAGCGACAAACTGATCGGTGCGCTGAACAAACTGGATGAAAGAGAGCGGAATCTGGTGGCGCTGAAATTCGGAGCCTGTCTCCGGAACACGGAAGTTGCCCAGATTACCGGGTTGTCCGAAAGCAATATCGGCGTGATTCTCTACCGTGCCATGAAAAAACTGAAAGCTGAACTTGGGAGTGTGGATCAGTTATGA